DNA sequence from the Streptomyces sp. HUAS 15-9 genome:
GGAACCATCCGCGCGGCCCGCGCGTTTTCCCGACGTACGTTTTCTCGGTTCCCGGACATGATGTCCGACCGAGGGGCTACGGTATGCACCCACAAGGTGACATGCAGCAACGCCGGGAGCAACCTTGAGCGTTCCGTACGAGACGACAGCGTACGAACCAGCCGAGTCGCCCGAGTCTCCGGAGGAGCACCTCGCGCGGCTCCTCCGTCGCGCCCTGAACTCCTTCGAGCTGCCCGACGAGGCCATACGACAGCTCGACTGCGCGCTGGCGCAGGACAGTTCGCTGCACTCCGCGCACCACAGCTCGGGGCTGCACCGCGAGACGTACCGGCACACCTGGCTGCTCTCCGACGGCTCGGCCGTCACCCTCTGGGAGCTCGTCCACAACACCGCGCCCGGCAGCGAGCCCCAGCACGAGGTGTATGTGGACGAGGAGGAGCTGCGCGCCGCGACCGCCCGGCTGCCGCTGCCGCCGGACGCGCCGGACTTCGAACTGCCGGTGCTGACGCAACTGTCGCCGATCCTCGAGCCACGACACGTGTATGTTCCGGACGACTCGGCGGACCACGCGCGCCGGCTCCTGCGCCGCGCGGAGAACCCGGACCGGCCGGGCACGGAGATGGCCGCGCTGCTGACGACGGCGTTCGCGCACCAGATCACACAGGCCTTCGGCCGCCCGGGGCGGGCCGGCCGGGCGGGGCTGTGCTTCTCGCTCTACGAGCACGCGTTCCTGCTGCGCGACGGCGAGGAACTCTCCCTGTGGGAGGTCGAGCACACGGCGACGCCCGACGGGCGGCACATGTGCGAGGTGTACATGTCGGAGGACGAGGCCCGCGACGCCATGGAGCGCCGGGCGGCACGGCAGGCCTGAGGCGCTTCCCCCGTGCAGGGCGCTTCCCCTGAGATCTAACGCTCGTCGAGCCGTCGCATCAGGCCCGCGAACGCGTCCCTCTCCGCCGGGGTCAGTTCCACGGACTCCCTGTGGGGCGGGGCCTGGCGCTGATGCGGGAGGGCCTGGAGCACGGGACCCGAGTGTCGTACGACGGCCGCCGCACGGGCACGGCGCCGGGTGCGCAGAAGGATGACCCAGGTGGCGGTCACCAGGGCAAGGCCGACCACGCCGGTCAGCTGGAGAATCGAGACGTGCTCAGGCATGCGCCCAGTACACACCACGGCCCGGGACTTTGATCCCGGACCGTGACGTATCTCGCAGGTGCCGTGAACGGCTCACAGCACTCCAAAGGGACAAGGGGACAAGGCGGGAAGGGGGCGGGCGTTACGCCGCCACCGGCTGCTGCGCCTCCGACTTCGCCGTGGCCGGGTTCGCCGTCGGTCCGGCGCTGACGGCCTGCTTGCGCATGCCCTTCAGGATGACCACCAGCACCGTCGTGACGCACACACCGGCCGCGATGGCGAGCAGGTAGAGGAACGGGTTGCCGATCAGCGGGACCACGAAGATGCCGCCGTGCGGCGCGCGCAGCGTGGCGCCGAAGGCCATCGACAGGGCGCCGGTGACCGCGCCGCCGACCATCGCGGACGGGATGACGCGCAGCGGGTCCACCGCCGCGAACGGGATCGCGCCCTCCGTGATGAAGGAGGCGCCCAGCACCCAGGCCGCCTTGCCGTTCTCGCGCTCGGTCTGGGTGAAGAGCCTGCCGCGCACGGTCGTGGCCAGGGCCATCGCCAGGGGCGGGACCATGCCGGCCGCCATGACCGCCGCCATGATCTTCATCGCCGAGTCGCTGGGGCTCGCGACCGCGATCCCGGCGGTGGCGAAGGTGTACGCGACCTTGTTGACCGGGCCGCCGAGGTCGAAGCACATCATCAGGCCGAGCAGAGCACCGAGCAGGACGGCGTTGGCGCCGGTGAGACCGTTCAGCCAGTCGGTCATGCCCTTCTGGGCGGAGGCGATGGGCTTGCCGATCACGACGAACATCAGGAATCCGACGATCGCCGAGGAGATCAGCGGGATCACCACCACCGGCATGATGCCGCGCAACGCCGCCGGGATGTCGATCCGCTGGATCGCCATCACCACGCCACCGGCGATCAGACCGGCCGCCAGACCGCCGAGGAAGCCCGCGTTGATCGTGAGGGCTATGGCGCCGCCGACGAAGCCGGGGACCAGGCCTGGGCGGTCCGCCATGCCGTAGGCGATGTAGCCGGCGAGGACCGGGATGAGGAAGTTGAAGGCCACGCCGCCGATCTGGAACAGCAGGGCACCCCAGCTGCCCGTCTGGGTCCATACGAAGTGGTCCATGACCGACGGCGCCTTGTTGACCTGCCAGCCGCCGATCGCGAAGCCCAGGGCGATCAGCAGACCGCCCGCCGCGACGAACGGGACCATGTAGCTGACGCCGGACATCAGCCACTTGCGGAGCTTGGTGCCGTAGCCCTCGGTGGAGTCGCCCGCGCGCTCGACCGGAGTGGCGGGCGCGGAACCCGCCGTCACCTCGCCGCGCTCGGCCTTGGCCCGCACCTCGGCGATCAGCTCGGCGGGGCGGTTGATGCCCGCCTTCACGCCGACGTCGACCGTGGGCTTCCCGGCGAAGCGGTCCTTGTCGCGCACCGGGACGTCGTGCGCGAAGATCACCGCGTCCGCCGCCGCGATCACGGCCGGGTCGAACCGGGTGAAGCCTGCCGAGCCCTGTGTCTCGACGAGGACCTCGACGCCCGCCTCCCGGCCCGCGTGCTCCAGCGACTCGGCCGCCATGTAGGTGTGGGCGATGCCGGTCGGGCAGGAGGTGACGGCGACGACGCGGAACGCGCGTGCGGCACCCGCGTCGCCCTGTGCCGTACTGCCCGCCGTGGCGCCGGCGGAGGCCGCCCCCGGCGCCACGGCGGTGTCCTCCGAGGCGCTCGCGGCGCCCTCACCCGCATCCGCCTCTGTCTCGCCCGCAGGCACCTTGCCCCCTCGGATCAGCGCGGCCGCCGCGCCCGCGTCGTCCGCCGAGCGCAGCGCGTCGGTGAACTCCGTGTTCATCAACTGCCGGGCCAGCGAGGACAGGATCGTCAGATGGGCGTCGTCGGCACCCGCCGGTGCCGCGATCAGGAACACGAGGTCGGCCGGGCCGTCCGCCGCGCCGAAGTCGATCCCGGCGGCGCTGCGCCCGAAGGCCAGCGTCGGCTCGGTCACGTGCCCGCTGCGGCAGTGCGGGATGCCGATGCCGCCGTCCAGGCCGGTCGGCATCTGTGCCTCCCGGGCGGCCACGTCGGCGAGGAAGCCCTCCAGGTCGGTCACCCGACCCAGGGCCACCATGCGCTCGGCGAGGACACGCGCCGCCGCTTCCTTGGTGTCGGCGGACAGGTCGAGGTCGACCAGGTCCGCGGTGATCATGTCGCTCATCGCGGGCTCCTATGCACGCGTATCGCCCGTGGAGTGCAGTGGGCGGGAGTGGGGACGGGGGTGCTGCGGGGGAAAGCGGGGAGTGCGGGGACGGTGAGGATGGTGGGGGTGGTGGCGAGTAACGGGGAGCGGTGCCACGTCCGGACCACAGCCGTCGTACGACGTCTCGTGCGTACGTTCATGACACCGGCTCCGTCAGTTCGCGGTCCATCGGGACCTGGGCCGTGACCGTCACCGCCGCCGGGTCCAGATCGGCCGGCGTGGGCATCACGCTGCCGGGCAGCTGGACGGCGGCGGCGCCGTGCGCGACGGCGGAGGCAAGTGCCTCGGGCCCGCTGCCGCCCGCGACCAGGAAACCGGCGAGGGAGGCGTCGCCCGCTCCGACATTGCTGCGTACGACGTCCACCCGCGCGCTCGCGAACCAGGTACCCGCGTCGTCCACGAGCAACTGCCCGTCGGCGCCCAGGCTCGCGAGCACGGCGCGCGCGCCCATCTCGCGCAGCTCCTCGGCCGCCTTCACCGCGTCGCCCACGGTCGCCAGGGGACGCCCGACGGCCTGCGCCAGCTCCTCGACGTTCGGCTTCACCACGTCCGGACGCTCACGCAGCGCCTCGATCAGCGCGGGCCCGGACGTGTCCAGCGCGATGCGCGCGCCCGCGGCGTGCACGCGGGCGACCAGACCGGCGTACCAGGCCGGCGCGAGGCCCCTCGGCAGGCTTCCGCAGCAGGCGATCCAGTCGGCGGCACCCGCGTGCTCGCGGACCGTCTCGAACAGCAGCTCCTGCTCGGCCGCCGACAGTTCCGGCCCCGGCGCGTTGATCTTGGTGAGCACCCCGTCCGCCTCCGCGAGCGCGATGTTCGAGCGGGTGGCCCCGGTGACCGGCACCGGCGCGACCTCGATGCCCTGCGCGTCGAGCAGGTCGGCGACGAGCGCTCCGGGCGCACCCCCGAGCGGCAGCACCGCGACCGTGCGGCGACCGGCGGCCGCGACGGCGCGCGACACGTTCACGCCCTTGCCGCCGGGGTCCATGCGCTCACCGGTGGCACGGATGACCTCACCGCGCTCGAGCGAGGGGACCTCGTAGGTGCGGTCGAGGGACGGGTTGGGGGTGACGGTGAGAATCATGCGCGCACCACTTCCGTGCCGCCGCGCTCGATGGCGGCGGTGTCTTCGGGGCTCAGCCCGCTGTCGGTGATCAGCAGGTCCACGTCGCTCAGGTCACCGAAGCGGGCGAAGTGCTCCTGGCCGTGCTTGGCGGAGTCGGCGAGGAGGACCACGCGGCGGGCCGCGGCGACCGCCGCCCGCTTCACCGCGGCCTCGGCGAGGTCGGGGGTGGTCAGGCCGTGCTCGACGGAGAAGCCGTTGGCGGCGACGAAGAGGACGTCCGCCCTGATCTCGCCGTACGCGCGCAGCGCCCAGGCGTCGACGGCCGCGCGCGTGCGGTGTCGTACGCGCCCTCCGACGAGGTGGAGCTGGATGCCGGGATGGTCCGCGAGGCGGGCCGCGATCGGCAGGCTGTGCGTGACGACGGTGAGCGTCGCCTCCAGGGGGATGGCCCCGGCGAGGCGGGCGACCGTCGTACCGGCGTCGAGGATCAGCGTGCCCTCGGTCGGCAGCTCGGTGACGGCCGCCTTGGCGATGCGGTCCTTCTCGTCGGCCGAGGTGGACTCGCGCTCGGCGAGGTCCGGTTCGAAGTCGAGGCGCCCGGCCGGGATGGCACCGCCGTGCACCCGGCGGACGAGGCCGGCGCGGTCGAGGGCCTTCAGGTCCCGGCGGATCGTCTCCGCCGTCACCTGGAACTCCTCGGCGAGCGACACCACGTCCACCCGGCCGCCCTCACGGGCGAGCCGGAGGATCTCCTGCTGTCGCTCCGGTGCGTACATGTCCGCTTGCCTCCGAGTGATGCCCGAATTTGTGGTTTCGTTTGGAGACTACGCCTGGATTTCTGGAAAGTAAACAGGTTCGGGCCCGATTCGGGCATGAACGGACGCTCACTCTGCCCGGACACGTGGAAGAGCCCGGCACCCTCCTCGGGTGCCGGGCCCATCCTCAGCAGGGGCTCAGTGCACGAGCACGGGCTCCTCCTCCACCAGGTGCTGCTCGTCCTCGCCGTCCCCGCCGCCTTCCAGATGCTGCGCCGGCCGCTTCGGCAGCGCGAACATCAGCAGGAAGATCACGCCCAGCACCGCGGCGACCCAGCCCAGCGCGTGCTGGAAGGCGTTCACGAAGGCCGGTCCCACCTGGGCCCGGGTCAGCCGGTCACCGATCTCGCCGTAGAACACCACCGATACCAGCCCGAGTCCGAGCGCATTGCCCATCTGCTGCACGGTGTTGATCAGCCCGGAGGCCGAACCGGCGTGCTCGCGCGGCACCCCCGAGAGCACCGCGTCCGTCAGCGGGGCGACGATCAGCCCCATGCCCGCACCCATCACGACGAGCGGGAGCGCCATCTGCCAGGAGGCGATGCCGAGGCCGTAGCGCTCGGACTCCGCCAGGTAGATCAGGACGCCGGCCGCCATCAGCAGGGCGCCCGCCTGGAGCACCTTGCGGCCGAACCGCGGGACCAGCTTCTGCACGGACATCCCGGCCGCCACGGAGACCGCGATCGAGAAGGGCACCCCGGTCAGACCGGCCCGCAGCGGCCTCCAGCCGAGACCCACCTGCATGTACAGCGTCCACACCAGGAAGAAGATGCCGAGCGAGATCCCGAAGACGGTCTGCACCGCGATGCCCGCCGCGAAGCTCTTCACCTTGAACAGCGACAGTTCGACCAGCGGGGAGCCGTCCCGCGCGCTCTTGCGCCGCTCGTAGGCCACCAGCGCCCCGAAGACGACGAGCGAGCCGGCCATCGACAGATGACCCCACAGCGGCCAGCCCAGCTCACGGCCGCGGGTGAGCGGGTAGAGCAGCATCAGCAGGCCCAGCGTCACCAGCGCGACACCGACCAGGTCCAGCTTGAGCGCCTTCGGGGCCTTGGACTCCGAGATGAAACGGCTGCCGAGGATCAGGGCCGCGATGCCGACCGGCAGGTTGATGAGGAAGATGGGCCGCCATTCGAGGCCGAACAGATTCCACTCCGTCAGCAGCGCGCCGAGCAGCGGGCCGGAGACCGCGCCGAGGCCGACGATCGCGCCGAAGAGACCGAAGACCTTGCCGCGCTCGTGCGCCGGGAAGGTGGCGTGCACGATCGACAGGACCTGCGGCACCATCATCGCCGCCATGCCGCCCTGCAGGACGCGGGAGGCGACCAGCATCTCCGGGTTCGCGGCGAAGCCGCACAGCGCGGAGGCGAGGGTGAAGCCACCGATGCCGATCAGGAACATACGGCGGCGGCCGTGGATGTCGCCGAGACGACCACCGGTGATCAGGCCGGCCGCGAACGCGAGCGCGTAACCGGCGGTTATCCACTGGATCTGGCTGAAGGAGGCGCCGGCGTCCTGCTTGATCGACGGAATCGCGATGTTGACGATCGTGACGTCGACGAGGTCCATGAACGCCGCGGTCATCACGATCGCGAGGGCGAACCAGCGACGGCGGTCCGCCGCCGAGCCGGTCCTGTCGGCCGCTGAGCCGGTACTGCCGGCAAGGGTTTCGGTGGAGGTCATGGAATGAAGGTAGGACTCCAGTAGGTCGGATCGTGTCCTAGTTGTGCGGCATCCTCGACACCATGACGACGGACACTCCGGCTCGGCTCCTACAGCTCCTCTCCCTCCTCCAGACGCCCCGCGAATGGCCCGGCGGCGAGCTCGCCGACCGCCTGGGGGTGTCGCGCCGCACGGTCCGGCGGGACATCGACCGGCTGCGGGAGCTCGGGTATCCCGTGCAGGCGACCATGGGGGCCGACGGCGGCTACCGGCTGGTCGCCGGAAAGGCCATGCCGCCGCTCGTGCTCGACGACGAGGAGGCGGTGGCGATCGCGGTCGGGCTGCGGGCCGGCGCCGGGCACGCGGTGGAGGGGGTGGACGAGGCATCGGTACGGGCCCTGGCGAAGCTGGAGCAGGTACTGCCCTCGCGGCTGCGCCACCGGGTGTCGACACTCCAGGCCGCGACGACACCGCTGACCAGTGGGGACGGGGCGAGCATCGCGCCCGAGACGCTGACCGTGATGGCGTCCACCGTGGCCGGGCGGGAGCGGCTGCGCTTCGCCTACCGGGCCAAGGACGGCACCGGGTCACGGCGGCTGACGGAGCCGTACCGGCTGGTGTCGACCGGGCGCCGCTGGTACCTCGTCGCGTACGACCTCGACCGGGACGACTGGCGCACCTTCCGGGTCGACCGGGTCAGCGAACCCTTCGCCACCGGGGCACGGTTCGCACCGCGGGAGCTGCCGACCGGGAGCGCGGCGGAATATCTGCGGCGGTCGATCCAACGACGGCAGGAGACCTACGAGTTCACGGTCGCCTTCGCCGCGCCGGCGGACGATGTCGCCGCGCGTCTGCCCCACTGGCTCGGCACACCGGAGCCGGACGGCGAGCAGGGCTGCGTCGTGCGGGGCGCGACCGGGGACCCCGTGGAGTGGCTGGCGGTCCGGCTGGCGATGACGGGCCTCGACTTCACAGTCCGGGGACCTGCGGAACTCATCGGCTGCGTACGGGAGTTGGGTGCGCGCTTGAGTCGAGCGGGAGGCGCCTGAGCGGAGCGGGAGACGCCCGAGCGGCCGTACGGCCTCGCCCTACCCGCCGACCTCCCCCGCGCACCCAACTCCCGCCTCCCCGCCCGCACCCGTACCCGCTTCCCAGGGAAAGTCCCGCAACGCCGCGAGGTTCCGCAGTGCCAGTGCCGCCGGTCCCTCCGAGCCCGAAGGCGGGGCGGACGTCGCGGCCCAGGACTCGACCGCCACGCGCACCGCGGCGCCCACGACCGCGGCGGTGAAGCGCAGTCGGGGGGTGGGAGAGACACCGACGGCAACGTTGTCTACCTTCCCGGCGGCAGCCGCCCGTGCTGCCAGGACCTCCGCCAGAGTCTGCTCCGACGCCTGGCACACCTCGGCCCACACCTTGCCCAGGGCGGGACTCGTGCGGGCCAGACCGATGAGGGTGCGGACCCACTCCCAGGAGGCGGCGGAGACGCCCACACCGGGGGTCAGGGTGTGGCGCACCGCGCGCTCCAGGGCTTCCGGAACCGTCAGCGCGGCGGGGGCCGTACGGACCGTCTCCACCCAGCGCTGGGCGCCCGCCGCGTAGAGGGGGGCCACCGCCTCCTCCTTGGTGGCGAAGTAACGGTAGAAGGTGCGCGGGGCGACCCCGGCGGCCTGGGCGATGTCCTCGGCGCGCGTGGCGCGCAGCCCCTGGCCGACGAAGAGCGCGGCCGCCGCCCGGGCGATCTCCATCCGGGTCTCCGCCTTGCGGCGCTCGGTCAGGGATATCGGAGGGGCGGCAGGAACGGACTGGTCAGGGGAGTGGCCGGCGGGGCTGGGGGCGCTCACTTCGGCAGGCTATGCCCATGTGGCAGAATCTGCCATCCGGCGGGCCACCCCGGGGTTCAGGTACGGGGTGACCCGCCGATTCAGCGTGCCCGGCCACAGGCAATGCCACAGACCGCGGCGCAGGCCCTGGCACAAAAAGGAGCCGGGCTCCGGCACCCGGGGGGAGTGGCGCCGAAGCCCGGCTCTGGGAAGGTCCCGGCGCCGGGGGGGAATGCGTCGGGACGCGTGGCTCAGGGTGGTCGTGGGGTGGAGGGAGTGCGGTCCCGATCCCCGAACTCCTGGGCCCTGAAGGGTTGTTCCCTGGGCCCCGAGAGTTGAAGCGGCGGTACAGAGCCATGTTTGCGCTGTCTTCCGCCACCCGGCGTACGCGGGAGACGGTGGCCGTACGCCCGTACGCCACTCAGCACCCATGGAGCCACACGCGCCCCCACATGTCCGCTCCGGTGAACGCCGGTGCCGTCCGTCCATGGCGTCCGTCCTGGACACCAGGCCACCGCGTCGAAGCCGCTACGCCACCGCGTCGAACCCGGTGTCGCGCGCCAGCTTCTTCAGCTCGAGCAGCGCGTGCTTCTCGATCTGGCGGATGCGTTCGCGCGTCAGCCCGTGTTCCTTGCCGACCTCGGTGAGCGTGCGCTCCCGGCCGTCCTCGATGCCGTACCTCATCTTGATGATGGAGGCCGTGCGCTGGTCGAGCCGGCCGATCAGCCCGTCCAACTCCTCGCTGCGCAGGAGCGTGAGGACCGACTGCTCGGGGGAGACCGCCGAGGTGTCCTCCAACAGGTCGCCGAACTGGGTCTCGCCCTCGTCGTCCACCCCCATGTTCAGCGAGACCGGGTCACGGGCCCAGTCCAGCACGTCGGTCACGCGCTCCGGGGTGGAGCCGAGCTCGGCGGCGATCTCCGCGGGCTCGGGCTCGCGCCCGTGCTCACGGTTGAACTCGCGCTGCACGCGGCGGATCCGGCCGAGCTCCTCCACCAGGTGGACGGGCAGTCGGATCGTGCGGGACTGGTCGGCTATCGAGCGGGTGATCGCCTGGCGGATCCACCAGGTGGCGTACGTGGAGAACTTGAAGCCCTTGCGGTAGTCGAACTTCTCCACCGCGCGCACCAGGCCGGCGTTGCCCTCCTGGATCAGGTCCAGCAGGGGCAGGCCGCTGCGCGGATAGCGCCGGGCCACCGCCACGACCAGCCGGAGGTTGGAGCGGATGAAGATGTCCTTGGCTCGCTCCCCCGCGGCGACCAGCGCCTCGAGTTCCTCGCGGCTGGCGTCCGTGGCGGACTCCTCACATCCGTCGAGGACCTGTCGCGCGAACACACCCGCTTCGATGGTCTGGGACAGCTCGACCTCCTTGGCGGCGTCGAGCAGCGGTGTGCGCGCGATCTCGTCGAGATACATGCCGACCAGGTCGCGGTCGGCGATCTCGCCGCCATGGGCGCGAACACTGCTTGCCACGTCGGCCGTCTCGCCGGTGGCGGACTGACGACGGGCGACGGCACGGGTTGCCATGCGTGCTCCCTTGCGATGGTGTCAGCGGGTGGTCCTGGACGCCCGGCGCTCAGAGAACTCCTGGGACGAGAACTCCTGGGACTCTGCTCGAGTGCCCTGCATCCGATGGAAACAACGACTGGAATCCGGACAGAATTCCCAACCCACCCCTCAATTTTTCTGATCATGCAGTACCCTGCGCGCCACACAGGGAGGCGAGATGCCGTCGGAACCTACAGAGGTGCAGGTCAGACCAGGAGCCGAGCCCGACCTCGAAGCCCTCACGGACATCTACAACCACTACGTACGTGAGACACCGATCACCTTCGACACCGCAGTCTTCACGCCGGAAGAGCGACGTCCCTGGCTGCTCTCCCACCCGGAAGACGGCCCGTACCGCCTGATGGTTGCCATGGACCCGGACTCACAGGAGATTCTGGGCTACGCCACATCCAGCCCTTACCGGGCGAAGCCCGCGTACTCCACCTCCGTGGAGGTAACGGTCTACCTCGCCCCGCACGCCGGGCGCCGCGGCATCGGCACGCTCCTGTACGAAGCCCTCTTCAAGGCCCTGGAGGGAGAGGACCTGCACCGCGCCTATGCCGGCATCGCCCAGCCGAACGAGGCGTCCACGCGACTGCACGAGCGCCTCGGGTTCCGGTACGTCGGTACGTACCGCGAGGTGGGCCGCAAGTTCGGCAGGTACTGGGACGTGGCCTGGTACGAGAAGGACCTGTGATCCCCGGGAGACATCAGCAGTGCCCGCCCCGGGAGGGATCAGCCGAACTGCACCGACCGCTTCGCCATCCCCATCCAGAACCCGTCGATCACCGACTGTTGCGCGGCCGGCTCACCGCCCGCCTCCGCCGCGCCCATGGTGACGAACAGCGGGGCGAAGTGCTCGGTGCGCGGGTGGGCGTACCGGCCGGCCGGGGCCTTGTCGAGGAAGTCCAGCAGGGCGTCCCAGTCACGTGCCTCCAGCGCACGCCGGCCCCAGTCGTCGAACTCGGAGGACCAGCTGGGCACTCCACCGCCCGTGTACCGCAGCGCGGCCAGGTTGTGGGTGAAGAAGCCCGAGCCGACGATCAGCACGCCCTCGTCGCGCAGCGGGGCCAGCCTGCGGCCGATCTCCATCAGCCTCACCGGGTCGAGGGTGGGCATGGAGATCTGCAGGACGGGGATGTCGGCCTCGGGGAACATCTCGGCCAGCGGGACGTACGCGCCGTGGTCGAGGCCGCGGTCCGGGATGTCCTGGACGGGCGTGCCGGGGGCGCGCAGCAGCTTCCGTACGGACTCGGCGAGCTCCGGTGCGCCGGGAGCGCCGTACTTCACCTGGTAGTAGTGCTCGGGGAAACCCCAGAAGTCGTACACGAGAGGGACGGTCCGCGTGGCGCCGATGGCGAGGGGGGCCTCCTCCCAGTGGGCGGAGACCATGAGGATCGCCCGGGGCCGGGGCAGGCCGGCGGACCAGGCGGCGAGCTGGCCGGGCCAGATCGGGTCGTCGGCCAGCGGCGGCGCTCCGTGGCTGAGGTAGAGGGCGGGCATGCGCTCCTGGGCGGCGGCGGACATGACGGCGGCTCCCTTCGGCGGATCCCACGGACCCATTGCTTTAACTCTCAAGCTTTACCGGACACACTACGCGCCACTTGTTCAAGTTTCAAGGAGATTCCTCGTACAGTGGACCGCATGAACACGGCATCCGAA
Encoded proteins:
- a CDS encoding DUF6227 family protein, yielding MSVPYETTAYEPAESPESPEEHLARLLRRALNSFELPDEAIRQLDCALAQDSSLHSAHHSSGLHRETYRHTWLLSDGSAVTLWELVHNTAPGSEPQHEVYVDEEELRAATARLPLPPDAPDFELPVLTQLSPILEPRHVYVPDDSADHARRLLRRAENPDRPGTEMAALLTTAFAHQITQAFGRPGRAGRAGLCFSLYEHAFLLRDGEELSLWEVEHTATPDGRHMCEVYMSEDEARDAMERRAARQA
- a CDS encoding PTS fructose transporter subunit IIABC, whose amino-acid sequence is MSDMITADLVDLDLSADTKEAAARVLAERMVALGRVTDLEGFLADVAAREAQMPTGLDGGIGIPHCRSGHVTEPTLAFGRSAAGIDFGAADGPADLVFLIAAPAGADDAHLTILSSLARQLMNTEFTDALRSADDAGAAAALIRGGKVPAGETEADAGEGAASASEDTAVAPGAASAGATAGSTAQGDAGAARAFRVVAVTSCPTGIAHTYMAAESLEHAGREAGVEVLVETQGSAGFTRFDPAVIAAADAVIFAHDVPVRDKDRFAGKPTVDVGVKAGINRPAELIAEVRAKAERGEVTAGSAPATPVERAGDSTEGYGTKLRKWLMSGVSYMVPFVAAGGLLIALGFAIGGWQVNKAPSVMDHFVWTQTGSWGALLFQIGGVAFNFLIPVLAGYIAYGMADRPGLVPGFVGGAIALTINAGFLGGLAAGLIAGGVVMAIQRIDIPAALRGIMPVVVIPLISSAIVGFLMFVVIGKPIASAQKGMTDWLNGLTGANAVLLGALLGLMMCFDLGGPVNKVAYTFATAGIAVASPSDSAMKIMAAVMAAGMVPPLAMALATTVRGRLFTQTERENGKAAWVLGASFITEGAIPFAAVDPLRVIPSAMVGGAVTGALSMAFGATLRAPHGGIFVVPLIGNPFLYLLAIAAGVCVTTVLVVILKGMRKQAVSAGPTANPATAKSEAQQPVAA
- the pfkB gene encoding 1-phosphofructokinase — translated: MILTVTPNPSLDRTYEVPSLERGEVIRATGERMDPGGKGVNVSRAVAAAGRRTVAVLPLGGAPGALVADLLDAQGIEVAPVPVTGATRSNIALAEADGVLTKINAPGPELSAAEQELLFETVREHAGAADWIACCGSLPRGLAPAWYAGLVARVHAAGARIALDTSGPALIEALRERPDVVKPNVEELAQAVGRPLATVGDAVKAAEELREMGARAVLASLGADGQLLVDDAGTWFASARVDVVRSNVGAGDASLAGFLVAGGSGPEALASAVAHGAAAVQLPGSVMPTPADLDPAAVTVTAQVPMDRELTEPVS
- a CDS encoding DeoR/GlpR family DNA-binding transcription regulator — its product is MYAPERQQEILRLAREGGRVDVVSLAEEFQVTAETIRRDLKALDRAGLVRRVHGGAIPAGRLDFEPDLAERESTSADEKDRIAKAAVTELPTEGTLILDAGTTVARLAGAIPLEATLTVVTHSLPIAARLADHPGIQLHLVGGRVRHRTRAAVDAWALRAYGEIRADVLFVAANGFSVEHGLTTPDLAEAAVKRAAVAAARRVVLLADSAKHGQEHFARFGDLSDVDLLITDSGLSPEDTAAIERGGTEVVRA
- a CDS encoding MFS transporter, which produces MTSTETLAGSTGSAADRTGSAADRRRWFALAIVMTAAFMDLVDVTIVNIAIPSIKQDAGASFSQIQWITAGYALAFAAGLITGGRLGDIHGRRRMFLIGIGGFTLASALCGFAANPEMLVASRVLQGGMAAMMVPQVLSIVHATFPAHERGKVFGLFGAIVGLGAVSGPLLGALLTEWNLFGLEWRPIFLINLPVGIAALILGSRFISESKAPKALKLDLVGVALVTLGLLMLLYPLTRGRELGWPLWGHLSMAGSLVVFGALVAYERRKSARDGSPLVELSLFKVKSFAAGIAVQTVFGISLGIFFLVWTLYMQVGLGWRPLRAGLTGVPFSIAVSVAAGMSVQKLVPRFGRKVLQAGALLMAAGVLIYLAESERYGLGIASWQMALPLVVMGAGMGLIVAPLTDAVLSGVPREHAGSASGLINTVQQMGNALGLGLVSVVFYGEIGDRLTRAQVGPAFVNAFQHALGWVAAVLGVIFLLMFALPKRPAQHLEGGGDGEDEQHLVEEEPVLVH
- a CDS encoding helix-turn-helix transcriptional regulator — translated: MTTDTPARLLQLLSLLQTPREWPGGELADRLGVSRRTVRRDIDRLRELGYPVQATMGADGGYRLVAGKAMPPLVLDDEEAVAIAVGLRAGAGHAVEGVDEASVRALAKLEQVLPSRLRHRVSTLQAATTPLTSGDGASIAPETLTVMASTVAGRERLRFAYRAKDGTGSRRLTEPYRLVSTGRRWYLVAYDLDRDDWRTFRVDRVSEPFATGARFAPRELPTGSAAEYLRRSIQRRQETYEFTVAFAAPADDVAARLPHWLGTPEPDGEQGCVVRGATGDPVEWLAVRLAMTGLDFTVRGPAELIGCVRELGARLSRAGGA
- a CDS encoding TetR/AcrR family transcriptional regulator, with product MSAPSPAGHSPDQSVPAAPPISLTERRKAETRMEIARAAAALFVGQGLRATRAEDIAQAAGVAPRTFYRYFATKEEAVAPLYAAGAQRWVETVRTAPAALTVPEALERAVRHTLTPGVGVSAASWEWVRTLIGLARTSPALGKVWAEVCQASEQTLAEVLAARAAAAGKVDNVAVGVSPTPRLRFTAAVVGAAVRVAVESWAATSAPPSGSEGPAALALRNLAALRDFPWEAGTGAGGEAGVGCAGEVGG
- a CDS encoding sigma-70 family RNA polymerase sigma factor; amino-acid sequence: MATRAVARRQSATGETADVASSVRAHGGEIADRDLVGMYLDEIARTPLLDAAKEVELSQTIEAGVFARQVLDGCEESATDASREELEALVAAGERAKDIFIRSNLRLVVAVARRYPRSGLPLLDLIQEGNAGLVRAVEKFDYRKGFKFSTYATWWIRQAITRSIADQSRTIRLPVHLVEELGRIRRVQREFNREHGREPEPAEIAAELGSTPERVTDVLDWARDPVSLNMGVDDEGETQFGDLLEDTSAVSPEQSVLTLLRSEELDGLIGRLDQRTASIIKMRYGIEDGRERTLTEVGKEHGLTRERIRQIEKHALLELKKLARDTGFDAVA
- a CDS encoding GNAT family N-acetyltransferase, producing the protein MPSEPTEVQVRPGAEPDLEALTDIYNHYVRETPITFDTAVFTPEERRPWLLSHPEDGPYRLMVAMDPDSQEILGYATSSPYRAKPAYSTSVEVTVYLAPHAGRRGIGTLLYEALFKALEGEDLHRAYAGIAQPNEASTRLHERLGFRYVGTYREVGRKFGRYWDVAWYEKDL
- a CDS encoding dioxygenase family protein: MSAAAQERMPALYLSHGAPPLADDPIWPGQLAAWSAGLPRPRAILMVSAHWEEAPLAIGATRTVPLVYDFWGFPEHYYQVKYGAPGAPELAESVRKLLRAPGTPVQDIPDRGLDHGAYVPLAEMFPEADIPVLQISMPTLDPVRLMEIGRRLAPLRDEGVLIVGSGFFTHNLAALRYTGGGVPSWSSEFDDWGRRALEARDWDALLDFLDKAPAGRYAHPRTEHFAPLFVTMGAAEAGGEPAAQQSVIDGFWMGMAKRSVQFG